Proteins from one Aquila chrysaetos chrysaetos chromosome 5, bAquChr1.4, whole genome shotgun sequence genomic window:
- the LOC115340986 gene encoding melanin-concentrating hormone receptor 1-like isoform X1, whose product MLSDDVAGGVSCSLMSVPAPGSAGREWAGGAQRSRAADSARQLQEGFCLPHSARPRSAPAGKGQRRGGHPIAAADPLKKLAQLSPTLAPGLTAMAPANSSRNFSAPEARNGSVAEKPAPYTNVIMPSLFSIICFLGIVGNLIVIYTIVKKKKLRCKQTVPDIFIFNLSIVDLLFLLGMPFLIHQLLGNGSWYFGAPLCTIITALDTNSQITSTNILTVMTLDRYLATVYPLKSTYVRTPCVAALVICLVWLLSFLTIIPVWMYAGLMPLEDGTVRCALLLPNPETDIYWFTLYQFMLAFAVPLIVICVVYFKILQHMATTVVPLPQRSLRVRTKKVTRMAVAICSAFFICWAPFYILQLVHLGIDTPSMAFFYAYNFAISLGYANSCLNPFLYIALSETFKRQFLVAIRPAKEPCRNSSSVNNNSMTEASVCLKLAPESTQQTQFLEDFSPRSLPVTVAVH is encoded by the exons ATGCTCTCAGACGACGTGGCTGGCGGAGTCAGCTGCTCTTTGATGTCAGTACCTGCTCCGGGTTCGGCGGGGCGGGAGTGGGCGGGCGGAGCGCAGCGTAGCCGAGCCGCAGACTCTGCTCGCCAGCTGCAGGAGGGCTTCTGCCTCCCACACTCCGCCCGGCCCCGGTCCGCCCCGGCGGGGAAAGGGCAGAGGCGGGGGGGGCACCCCATCGCCGCCGCGGATCCACTGAAGAAACTTGCCCAACTTTCTCCAACCCTGGCACCGGGACTCACTGCCATGGCCCCCGCCAACTCCTCCCGCAACTTCTCCGCGCCGGAGGCTCGAAACGGCTCAG TAGCAGAGAAGCCAGCACCATACACCAATGTGATAATGCCCAGTCTCTTCAGCATCATCTGTTTCCTGGGCATTGTGGGAAACCTCATTGTCATCTACACTATTGTTAAGAAGAAGAAGCTGAGATGCAAACAGACCGTGCCTGACATTTTCATCTTCAACCTCTCCATTGTggacctcctcttcctcttgggCATGCCCTTCCTCATCCACCAGCTCCTAGGCAATGGCTCGTGGTACTTTGGAGCTCCCCTGTGCACCATTATCACTGCCCTGGACACAAACAGCCAGATCACCAGCACCAACATCCTTACAGTGATGACACTGGACCGTTACCTAGCAACTGTCTACCCTCTAAAATCTACCTATGTCCGGACCCCATGTGTTGCAGCTCTAGTTATCTGCTTGGTGTGGCTCCTCTCCTTCCTGACCATCATTCCCGTATGGATGTATGCAGGTCTTATGCCTCTGGAAGATGGGACCGTCCGCTGTGCTCTCTTGCTTCCCAACCCAGAGACTGATATCTACTGGTTCACCCTCTATCAGTTCATGCTGGCATTTGCTGTGCCATTGATTGTGATCTGCGTGGTCTATTTTAAGATCCTCCAGCACATGGCCACCACTGTGGTCCCATTGCCCCAAAGGAGCCTCCGGGTACGTACCAAGAAAGTCACCCGTATGGCAGTTGCCAtctgctctgccttttttatttgttgggCTCCCTTCTACATCCTCCAGCTGGTTCACCTCGGCATTGACACACCATCCATGGCCTTCTTTTATGCCTACAACTTTGCTATTAGCTTGGGCTATGCCAACAGTTGCCTCAACCCCTTCCTCTACATCGCTCTCAGTGAGACCTTCAAGCGCCAGTTCTTAGTGGCCATCCGCCCTGCAAAAGAGCCATGTCGCAACAGCAGCTCTGTCAACAACAACAGCATGACAGAGGCTAGTGTATGTCTGAAACTGGCACCAGAATCCACCCAGCAGACTCAGTTTCTGGAGGACTTTTCCCCACGTTCATTGCCTGTGACTGTGGCTGTTCACTAG
- the LOC115340986 gene encoding melanin-concentrating hormone receptor 1-like isoform X3, which produces MAPANSSRNFSAPEARNGSVAEKPAPYTNVIMPSLFSIICFLGIVGNLIVIYTIVKKKKLRCKQTVPDIFIFNLSIVDLLFLLGMPFLIHQLLGNGSWYFGAPLCTIITALDTNSQITSTNILTVMTLDRYLATVYPLKSTYVRTPCVAALVICLVWLLSFLTIIPVWMYAGLMPLEDGTVRCALLLPNPETDIYWFTLYQFMLAFAVPLIVICVVYFKILQHMATTVVPLPQRSLRVRTKKVTRMAVAICSAFFICWAPFYILQLVHLGIDTPSMAFFYAYNFAISLGYANSCLNPFLYIALSETFKRQFLVAIRPAKEPCRNSSSVNNNSMTEASVCLKLAPESTQQTQFLEDFSPRSLPVTVAVH; this is translated from the exons ATGGCCCCCGCCAACTCCTCCCGCAACTTCTCCGCGCCGGAGGCTCGAAACGGCTCAG TAGCAGAGAAGCCAGCACCATACACCAATGTGATAATGCCCAGTCTCTTCAGCATCATCTGTTTCCTGGGCATTGTGGGAAACCTCATTGTCATCTACACTATTGTTAAGAAGAAGAAGCTGAGATGCAAACAGACCGTGCCTGACATTTTCATCTTCAACCTCTCCATTGTggacctcctcttcctcttgggCATGCCCTTCCTCATCCACCAGCTCCTAGGCAATGGCTCGTGGTACTTTGGAGCTCCCCTGTGCACCATTATCACTGCCCTGGACACAAACAGCCAGATCACCAGCACCAACATCCTTACAGTGATGACACTGGACCGTTACCTAGCAACTGTCTACCCTCTAAAATCTACCTATGTCCGGACCCCATGTGTTGCAGCTCTAGTTATCTGCTTGGTGTGGCTCCTCTCCTTCCTGACCATCATTCCCGTATGGATGTATGCAGGTCTTATGCCTCTGGAAGATGGGACCGTCCGCTGTGCTCTCTTGCTTCCCAACCCAGAGACTGATATCTACTGGTTCACCCTCTATCAGTTCATGCTGGCATTTGCTGTGCCATTGATTGTGATCTGCGTGGTCTATTTTAAGATCCTCCAGCACATGGCCACCACTGTGGTCCCATTGCCCCAAAGGAGCCTCCGGGTACGTACCAAGAAAGTCACCCGTATGGCAGTTGCCAtctgctctgccttttttatttgttgggCTCCCTTCTACATCCTCCAGCTGGTTCACCTCGGCATTGACACACCATCCATGGCCTTCTTTTATGCCTACAACTTTGCTATTAGCTTGGGCTATGCCAACAGTTGCCTCAACCCCTTCCTCTACATCGCTCTCAGTGAGACCTTCAAGCGCCAGTTCTTAGTGGCCATCCGCCCTGCAAAAGAGCCATGTCGCAACAGCAGCTCTGTCAACAACAACAGCATGACAGAGGCTAGTGTATGTCTGAAACTGGCACCAGAATCCACCCAGCAGACTCAGTTTCTGGAGGACTTTTCCCCACGTTCATTGCCTGTGACTGTGGCTGTTCACTAG
- the LOC115340986 gene encoding melanin-concentrating hormone receptor 1-like isoform X2 translates to MLSDDVAGGVSCSLMSVPAPGSAGREWAGGAQRSRAADSARQLQEGFCLPHSARPRSAPAGKGQRRGGHPIAAADPLKKLAQLSPTLAPGLTAMAPANSSRNFSAPEARNGSAEKPAPYTNVIMPSLFSIICFLGIVGNLIVIYTIVKKKKLRCKQTVPDIFIFNLSIVDLLFLLGMPFLIHQLLGNGSWYFGAPLCTIITALDTNSQITSTNILTVMTLDRYLATVYPLKSTYVRTPCVAALVICLVWLLSFLTIIPVWMYAGLMPLEDGTVRCALLLPNPETDIYWFTLYQFMLAFAVPLIVICVVYFKILQHMATTVVPLPQRSLRVRTKKVTRMAVAICSAFFICWAPFYILQLVHLGIDTPSMAFFYAYNFAISLGYANSCLNPFLYIALSETFKRQFLVAIRPAKEPCRNSSSVNNNSMTEASVCLKLAPESTQQTQFLEDFSPRSLPVTVAVH, encoded by the exons ATGCTCTCAGACGACGTGGCTGGCGGAGTCAGCTGCTCTTTGATGTCAGTACCTGCTCCGGGTTCGGCGGGGCGGGAGTGGGCGGGCGGAGCGCAGCGTAGCCGAGCCGCAGACTCTGCTCGCCAGCTGCAGGAGGGCTTCTGCCTCCCACACTCCGCCCGGCCCCGGTCCGCCCCGGCGGGGAAAGGGCAGAGGCGGGGGGGGCACCCCATCGCCGCCGCGGATCCACTGAAGAAACTTGCCCAACTTTCTCCAACCCTGGCACCGGGACTCACTGCCATGGCCCCCGCCAACTCCTCCCGCAACTTCTCCGCGCCGGAGGCTCGAAACGGCTCAG CAGAGAAGCCAGCACCATACACCAATGTGATAATGCCCAGTCTCTTCAGCATCATCTGTTTCCTGGGCATTGTGGGAAACCTCATTGTCATCTACACTATTGTTAAGAAGAAGAAGCTGAGATGCAAACAGACCGTGCCTGACATTTTCATCTTCAACCTCTCCATTGTggacctcctcttcctcttgggCATGCCCTTCCTCATCCACCAGCTCCTAGGCAATGGCTCGTGGTACTTTGGAGCTCCCCTGTGCACCATTATCACTGCCCTGGACACAAACAGCCAGATCACCAGCACCAACATCCTTACAGTGATGACACTGGACCGTTACCTAGCAACTGTCTACCCTCTAAAATCTACCTATGTCCGGACCCCATGTGTTGCAGCTCTAGTTATCTGCTTGGTGTGGCTCCTCTCCTTCCTGACCATCATTCCCGTATGGATGTATGCAGGTCTTATGCCTCTGGAAGATGGGACCGTCCGCTGTGCTCTCTTGCTTCCCAACCCAGAGACTGATATCTACTGGTTCACCCTCTATCAGTTCATGCTGGCATTTGCTGTGCCATTGATTGTGATCTGCGTGGTCTATTTTAAGATCCTCCAGCACATGGCCACCACTGTGGTCCCATTGCCCCAAAGGAGCCTCCGGGTACGTACCAAGAAAGTCACCCGTATGGCAGTTGCCAtctgctctgccttttttatttgttgggCTCCCTTCTACATCCTCCAGCTGGTTCACCTCGGCATTGACACACCATCCATGGCCTTCTTTTATGCCTACAACTTTGCTATTAGCTTGGGCTATGCCAACAGTTGCCTCAACCCCTTCCTCTACATCGCTCTCAGTGAGACCTTCAAGCGCCAGTTCTTAGTGGCCATCCGCCCTGCAAAAGAGCCATGTCGCAACAGCAGCTCTGTCAACAACAACAGCATGACAGAGGCTAGTGTATGTCTGAAACTGGCACCAGAATCCACCCAGCAGACTCAGTTTCTGGAGGACTTTTCCCCACGTTCATTGCCTGTGACTGTGGCTGTTCACTAG